TACTCGGTCGCGATGCTCGCCCGGAGCCGAGAGAGGCTGGATTCGTTGGAAAGCGAGATCGAGCACTCGCGCGGCTATACCTGCGACGTGACCGACGAAGCGCAACTCGACGCCACGATCGAGAGAGTGCGCGCTGACCTCGGCGCGCCAAAGGTTCTCATCCACAACGCCGTGGGTGGTGCTTTCGCCACGTTCCTCGAGATCGACCCCGAAGTGCTGAATCGGAACTTCCAGGTCAACACGATGGCGCTTCTCCATCTAGCCCGGCGACTGGCGCCTGCGATGATCGAGGCGGGAGAAGGAGCCATCATCGTCACAGGGAACACGTCGGCGCTTCGCGGCAAGGCGAAATTCGCGGGCTTTGCTCCGACCAAGGCGGCACAAAGGATTCTCGCCGAAGCGATCGCCCGGGAGATTGGACCGAAGGGCGTGCACGTCGCCTACGTCGTGATCGATGCCGTCATCGATCTCGAATGGACCCGGGCGATGGTTTCCAAGCCGGCGGGAGACGCGTTCTTCATTCAGCCGTCCTCGATCGCGGAGGAGGTATGGCACATCGTTCACCAGGAACGCTCTGCATGGTCGTT
This sequence is a window from Candidatus Eisenbacteria bacterium. Protein-coding genes within it:
- a CDS encoding SDR family NAD(P)-dependent oxidoreductase, with the protein product MRESLPVALISGVGPGTGAAMARRFARGGYSVAMLARSRERLDSLESEIEHSRGYTCDVTDEAQLDATIERVRADLGAPKVLIHNAVGGAFATFLEIDPEVLNRNFQVNTMALLHLARRLAPAMIEAGEGAIIVTGNTSALRGKAKFAGFAPTKAAQRILAEAIAREIGPKGVHVAYVVIDAVIDLEWTRAMVSKPAGDAFFIQPSSIAEEVWHIVHQERSAWSFNVEVRPFAEAW